The segment ATCTACAGGTGCAGGTACAATCTTTGGAGCTTCTGGTGGTGTAGCCGAAGCTGCTATGAGAACAGCATATGAATTACTTACTAAAAAGTCTATACCCTCTTTAGAATTTAAAGAAACTAGAGGTCTTGATGGAATTAAGGAAGCAGAAATAAATATTAATGGAGAAATTATAAGAATTGCTATTGCAAACGGACTTGATAGTGCACGGAAAGTTCTATGTTCTATAAAAACCGGTGAAAAAAATTATCACATAATAGAAATAATGGCATGTCAAGGTGGATGTATTGGCTCTGGCTTACAACCATTCATGAAAAAACATCAATCAATAATTGAAAAAAGGTCTGAAGCACTTTACTTAGAAGATAGAAATAAACTTTTAAGAAAATCACATAAAAATCCTTATGTAATACAAATTTATAAAGAATTTTTGGGAGAACCTTTTGGAGAAAAAGCACATGAATTTCTTCATACTACCTATATTAAATAATTAAAATATGTAATATCTTAACTTAATAAGCTCTACCTTTTTATCATTATTTTACTCTTTTTCATATCATATATATATTTTTATATAATTTTACATTTATTCATATTTATATGTTATAATCAAATAGTTATATACAAATGAAAAGGAGGATTTATATGCTAATACCAACAATTATATTTTTAGTAGTTTACTCATTAATTATTAGTGAAAAACTTAATAGAGTTGTTGCCGTGCTAGGTGGGGCTTCTCTTATGCTACTTTTCAAATTTATATCTCAACAAGAAGCTTTTGCAAAAATTGATTTTAATACCATAGGATTATTAGTCTCAATGATGATAATTGTTAACATTACAAAACGTACCGGCGTTTTTGAATATGTAGCAATTAAAGCAGCCAAGCTATCTAAAGGTAATCCAATCACTCTTCTTGTAGTATTTTCACTAATCACTTTTACTTTTTCAGCACTACTAGACAACGTAACTACTGTTTTATTACTTGTTCCTGTAACTTTAGTCGTTACTAAAACATTGGATACAAATCCTATTCCGTTTTTAATGTCCGAAATTCTATCTTCTAATATTGGAGGTACTGCTACATTAATTGGTGATCCACCAAATATAATGATAGGTAGTGCAGCAAACCTTACATTTATGGATTTTATTGTAAACCTTTCTCCAATAGTTATTGTAATATTTATAGTAAATATATTATTAATTAAACATATTTATGAAAAAGATGTTCATACTACTGAAGAAAAAAAACAAATAGTTATGAATTTAGATGAATCAAAAACAATAACAGATAGAGTTTTATTAGTAAAATGTTTAATAGTTTTATCCTTTACTCTTTTGGGATTTTTAGTTCACGGATTTTTCGGATTTGAATCTGCTACTGTAGCTATTGTAGGATCATCTATTCTTCTTTTAATAAGTAAAACTGATCCTGAAGAAATTCTTCAAGAAGTAGAATGGGGAACTCTTTTCTTCTTTATTGGTTTATTTATAATGACTGGTGTATTAGAAAAAGTAGGTCTAATGAATCTTTTAGCAAAAGAAACCTTATCTTTAACTAAAGGTAACTTACTTTTTTCTGCTATATTAATACTATGGATATCAGCAATAGCATCATCATTTATAGATAATATTCCTTTTGTAGCTACAATGATTCCTTTAATTAAGACTATGTCTATTGTTGGACATATGAATGTGCTTCCTCTTTGGTTTGCTTTATCATTAGGTTCTTGTCTTGGTGGAAATGGCACCATAGTAGGTGCTTCTGCTAACTTGATCGTAATTGGTATTGCAGGAAAAAGTGGTCACAAAATAACATTTAAAGATTATTTCAAAGTAGGATTTCCATTAATGTTAACATCAATATGCATATCTACAGTATACTTATTAGTATTTTATCTTTAGGTAATTACCAATTTAATGTCAATTTATATGTTATAATTAGATTATGATAGGAGGTGTTATTATGGACAAATATTTGTCAGTACAAGAATCTATGTTAAAGTGTCAACTTGAACTGCTAGGTGCAACAGTCTATAAAATGAAAGGGTCCATTCGCTATGTAGACTTTTGTATAGACTCAATAAAATTCAAGTATATATACCATATTAACAGAAAAAATATGTACTTTCTAGAAAGAATATGTCCTTATTCAATGCCTATTGCAACTTTTGAAAATGAAGAAGACATAATAAATACTATAAAGGAAGACATATTTAAATTTAAAAATGCTCGTAATAGTAATAAATTTTCAAGGTTTATAGAAACTAATAAAGATTTAATAAAAATCGCAAAATCATTCGAGGAT is part of the Clostridium botulinum genome and harbors:
- a CDS encoding SLC13 family permease, which translates into the protein MLIPTIIFLVVYSLIISEKLNRVVAVLGGASLMLLFKFISQQEAFAKIDFNTIGLLVSMMIIVNITKRTGVFEYVAIKAAKLSKGNPITLLVVFSLITFTFSALLDNVTTVLLLVPVTLVVTKTLDTNPIPFLMSEILSSNIGGTATLIGDPPNIMIGSAANLTFMDFIVNLSPIVIVIFIVNILLIKHIYEKDVHTTEEKKQIVMNLDESKTITDRVLLVKCLIVLSFTLLGFLVHGFFGFESATVAIVGSSILLLISKTDPEEILQEVEWGTLFFFIGLFIMTGVLEKVGLMNLLAKETLSLTKGNLLFSAILILWISAIASSFIDNIPFVATMIPLIKTMSIVGHMNVLPLWFALSLGSCLGGNGTIVGASANLIVIGIAGKSGHKITFKDYFKVGFPLMLTSICISTVYLLVFYL